From Marinobacterium sp. LSUCC0821, a single genomic window includes:
- a CDS encoding CsiV family protein, producing MFKKLLKPFAPAALLILSTTSIQAAETLLPLSGELKELDNLYSVEVVLFKQKEPAMDEEKWRENLPPLDYSKAAVPLFNEGVLLSRMEELSITDFALIDQANRLNKKGYQVLYHNSWLERFSPGSKSSVMILDPMGSFEGTINIERQRYLHVNPVISYYPDRFSDALPPEKTIRLNETRRMKSTDLHYIDHPVLGMLVLFRPIKDSTPDLFEEPTPPAAEEPATLEELLKQQ from the coding sequence ATGTTTAAAAAGCTCCTAAAACCATTCGCGCCAGCGGCACTCTTAATCCTATCGACCACATCGATTCAGGCTGCAGAGACACTGCTTCCGCTATCAGGCGAACTGAAGGAGTTGGATAACCTCTACTCAGTTGAGGTGGTGCTTTTTAAACAGAAAGAGCCAGCAATGGATGAGGAGAAGTGGCGTGAGAATCTACCACCTCTCGACTACTCAAAAGCGGCAGTACCCCTCTTCAATGAGGGTGTATTACTAAGCCGAATGGAAGAGTTATCTATTACAGATTTTGCTTTAATTGACCAAGCTAACCGTTTGAATAAAAAAGGTTATCAGGTTCTTTATCACAACAGTTGGTTAGAGCGTTTCAGCCCTGGCAGTAAATCGAGTGTGATGATTTTAGATCCAATGGGAAGCTTCGAAGGGACGATCAATATCGAGCGTCAACGCTACCTTCACGTCAACCCTGTAATCTCCTATTACCCCGACAGATTTAGCGATGCACTGCCACCCGAAAAGACCATTCGCCTAAACGAAACCCGCCGAATGAAGTCGACCGACCTCCACTACATCGACCACCCAGTGCTCGGCATGCTCGTCCTCTTCCGCCCCATAAAAGACAGCACCCCCGACCTGTTCGAAGAACCAACCCCGCCTGCTGCAGAAGAGCCAGCGACGTTGGAAGAGCTTTTGAAGCAGCAATAG
- a CDS encoding mechanosensitive ion channel family protein has translation MLNNLLNWLTSPLLESVPALVPYQWALEGVLVLALTLFVSLLSSALLDRIVPMIANLSETWNEVVIDTLRPPLSLLIWIVGLTHAFDIAVTSLDSIDQTVAQAVRAFAYIPLVAWTVIRFIERVEHRMVLGVAGKPGVDKMTADAVAKLLRLTVIVFTALILLQHLGVSVSGILAFGGVGGLAVGFAAKDLLANFFGGLMIYMDRPFKVGDWIRSPDQEIEGTVEAIGWRLTRIRTFDKRPLYVPNSTFTNISVENPSRMHNRRIYETVGVRYDDAQVVESIVKGIKTMLKNHPEIDHTQTLIVNLNHFGPSSLDIMIYTFTRTVDWVKYHEVKQDILVKVMETIQLHGAEIAYPTSTLHLASMPEPG, from the coding sequence AGTTCCTTACCAGTGGGCGCTAGAGGGTGTTTTAGTACTCGCCCTTACATTGTTCGTCTCTCTTCTAAGCAGTGCACTGTTAGACCGCATAGTGCCGATGATTGCCAATCTTTCAGAGACCTGGAACGAGGTGGTGATAGATACCCTGCGTCCACCTCTGAGTCTGTTGATTTGGATTGTTGGTCTTACGCACGCCTTTGATATCGCCGTTACCTCGCTCGACTCAATCGATCAGACCGTAGCACAGGCAGTGCGTGCCTTTGCTTATATCCCATTGGTTGCATGGACCGTGATTCGATTTATCGAGCGGGTGGAGCATCGAATGGTGTTGGGCGTAGCGGGTAAGCCCGGTGTCGATAAGATGACCGCCGATGCAGTGGCTAAGTTGCTAAGGCTTACAGTGATCGTCTTTACGGCACTAATTCTACTTCAGCATCTAGGGGTTAGCGTCTCCGGTATTCTCGCCTTTGGTGGTGTCGGTGGTCTTGCTGTCGGTTTTGCGGCTAAAGATCTGCTTGCGAACTTCTTTGGTGGTCTGATGATCTATATGGATCGTCCATTTAAAGTGGGCGACTGGATTCGTTCACCGGATCAAGAGATAGAGGGTACCGTAGAGGCGATCGGATGGCGTCTAACGCGTATTCGCACCTTCGATAAGCGTCCGCTCTATGTGCCAAACTCAACCTTTACCAATATCTCAGTAGAGAACCCATCGCGTATGCACAACCGCCGAATCTACGAGACGGTAGGGGTGCGTTACGATGATGCGCAGGTGGTTGAGTCGATCGTTAAAGGCATTAAAACGATGCTTAAGAACCACCCAGAGATCGACCATACCCAAACCTTGATCGTAAACCTCAACCACTTCGGGCCATCCTCGCTCGATATTATGATTTACACCTTCACCCGCACCGTTGATTGGGTGAAATACCATGAAGTGAAGCAGGATATTCTCGTTAAAGTGATGGAGACCATCCAACTCCACGGCGCCGAAATTGCCTACCCAACCTCAACCCTGCACCTAGCATCGATGCCAGAGCCGGGTTGA